One window of Papaver somniferum cultivar HN1 chromosome 9, ASM357369v1, whole genome shotgun sequence genomic DNA carries:
- the LOC113307824 gene encoding 17.1 kDa class II heat shock protein-like, which translates to MAFRIVDFSDPIFSGLHNMFDVSDHDIEKSVNTPSKKYVRDAKAMASTPADIKEYPDSYVFVLDMPGLKSEEISVQVEDNNVLVVTGMRQREDEKEKEVKYVRMERRIGKFMRKFILPENANLDTISAVCVDGVLTITVQKLPPPEPKKPRTIQVQIG; encoded by the coding sequence ATGGCTTTCAGAATAGTTGATTTCAGTGATCCAATTTTCTCAGGTCTTCATAACATGTTCGATGTATCTGATCATGATATTGAAAAATCTGTGAACACACCGTCAAAGAAGTATGTAAGGGATGCCAAAGCAATGGCATCAACACCAGCTGATATCAAGGAGTATCCAGATTCGTATGTGTTTGTGCTTGACATGCCAGGGTTGAAATCAGAGGAAATCAGTGTTCAAGTTGAAGACAATAATGTTCTGGTAGTGACGGGAATGCGCCAAAGGGAAGacgagaaggagaaagaagtTAAATACGTGAGGATGGAAAGAAGAATTGGGAAATTTATGAGGAAATTTATACTGCCTGAAAATGCTAATCTTGACACAATTTCAGctgtttgtgttgatggtgttctCACCATTACTGTTCAGAAATTGCCTCCACCGGAACCGAAGAAGCCTAGGACTATTCAGGTTCAAATTGGGTAA